The following proteins are co-located in the Zonotrichia albicollis isolate bZonAlb1 chromosome 1, bZonAlb1.hap1, whole genome shotgun sequence genome:
- the LOC141731770 gene encoding leucine-rich repeat-containing protein 14-like, translating to MFLELFPRVFPPNPDLSLFPARSDLQAPLESLELAFCSLVPADLAFLSQSFHAPALKRLDLSGHDFSQGLLEPLRLLLEETSASLLHLDLMECRMADSHLDALLPTLRRCSRLRFLGLYGNSLSTAALKELLHKTLELPELRLVVYPFPVDCYKPEPPGSDGDWGDAVDEELLAEVEVELGRVLESSGRSELVWSSNPCGHGALDFFSL from the coding sequence ATGTTCTTGGAGCTCTTTCCCCGCGTGTTCCCCCCCAACCCTgacctgtcccttttccctgcccgCAGCGACCTCCAGGCGCCGCTGGAAAGCTTGGAATTGGCCTTCTGCTCCCTCGTTCCCGCCGACCTCGCCTTCCTCTCCCAGAGCTTCCACGCGCCGGCCCTCAAGCGCCTGGACCTGAGCGGCCACGACTTCTCCCAGGGCCTGCTGGAGCCGCTGCGGCTGCTCCTGGAGGAGACCTCGGCCTCGCTGCTGCACCTGGATCTCATGGAATGCCGCATGGCCGACTCCCACCTGGACGCGCTGCTGCCGACGCTGCGCCGCTGCTCCCGCCTGCGCTTCCTGGGACTCTACGGCAACTCCCTGTCCACGGCGGCGCTCAAGGAGCTGCTCCACAAAACCCTGGAGCTGCCCGAGCTGCGCCTGGTGGTCTATCCCTTCCCCGTGGATTGCTACAAGCCGGAGCCGCCGGGCTCCGACGGAGATTGGGGGGATGCGGTggatgaggagctgctggcgGAGGTGGAGGTGGAGTTGGGGCGGGTGTTGGAGAGCTCCGGGCGGAGCGAGCTCGTGTGGAGCTCCAACCCCTGCGGGCACGGAGCGCTCGACTTCTTCTCGTTGTGA